One window from the genome of Candidatus Spechtbacterales bacterium encodes:
- a CDS encoding helix-turn-helix transcriptional regulator, whose amino-acid sequence MSNEKSTIGENIKKYRNKLGISQDVLSKKADLAFHTIAKIEAGSTPNPTIDTVKKIADALGVSLDDLMK is encoded by the coding sequence ATGTCAAACGAAAAATCCACAATTGGCGAGAATATAAAGAAATACCGAAACAAGCTCGGTATTTCTCAAGATGTGCTTTCAAAAAAAGCAGATTTGGCTTTTCATACGATTGCCAAAATTGAAGCTGGCTCTACTCCCAACCCTACTATTGATACAGTCAAAAAAATTGCGGACGCTCTCGGCGTTTCGCTTGATGATTTAATGAAATAA
- a CDS encoding type I restriction-modification system subunit M, whose product MANNLNTTKEQERAELHRAIWQIANDLRGAVDGWDFKQYVLGILFYRFISENLTNYINADERRTGNKDFDYASLSDKEAEFGRADTIKEKGFYILPSALFVNVRKNARNDAKLNETLSNVFDNIENSAKGFDSEDDLKGLFDDLDVNSNKLGGTVEKRNQKLVKLLEAIGDLRLGNYGDNTIDAFGDAYEYLMAMFASNAGKSGGEYYTPQEVSELLAEIATAGKTEVNKVYDPACGSGSLLLKFAKVLGKENVRQGFFGQEINLTTYNLCRINMFLHDINYNHFDIAHGDTLTDPKHWDDEPFDAIVSNPPYSIKWDGDANPLMINDPRFSPAGVLAPKSKADLAFTMHMLAWLSTSGTAAIVEFPGVLYRGGAEQKIRKYLVDNNYIDTVIQLPPDLFFGVTIATCIIVLKKSKKDNKTLFIDASAEFVRGGNKNKLSEGNRKKILDAFTLRQDAEYFAKLVDNKTIGENDYNIAVSSYVMAEDTREVVNITELNEKIAKIVSRQNELRTAIDEIVADIENTKR is encoded by the coding sequence ATGGCAAATAATCTAAATACAACCAAAGAACAAGAACGAGCCGAACTTCATCGTGCTATTTGGCAGATTGCCAATGATTTGCGAGGTGCCGTTGATGGGTGGGATTTCAAGCAATATGTTCTTGGAATACTTTTTTATCGTTTCATCAGCGAAAATCTTACAAATTACATCAATGCCGATGAGCGACGCACCGGCAACAAAGATTTTGATTATGCTTCACTTTCTGATAAAGAAGCTGAATTTGGAAGAGCCGACACTATAAAAGAAAAAGGTTTTTATATTTTACCAAGTGCTCTTTTTGTAAATGTTCGTAAAAATGCTCGCAACGATGCAAAACTTAACGAAACACTTTCAAATGTTTTTGATAATATCGAAAATTCTGCGAAAGGATTTGATAGTGAAGATGACTTGAAAGGATTATTTGACGATTTAGATGTGAATTCAAATAAGCTCGGTGGAACTGTAGAGAAAAGAAATCAAAAACTCGTAAAACTTTTAGAAGCCATCGGCGATCTTCGTCTTGGTAATTATGGAGATAATACAATCGACGCTTTTGGTGATGCTTACGAATATTTAATGGCGATGTTCGCATCTAATGCTGGTAAATCTGGCGGAGAATATTATACACCTCAAGAAGTGAGCGAGCTTTTGGCGGAAATCGCAACAGCAGGCAAAACAGAAGTTAATAAAGTCTACGATCCAGCCTGTGGATCTGGTTCGCTTCTTTTGAAATTTGCAAAAGTGCTTGGCAAGGAAAATGTCAGGCAGGGATTTTTTGGTCAAGAAATAAATCTCACTACCTACAATCTTTGCCGTATCAACATGTTTTTGCATGATATTAATTACAATCATTTTGATATTGCTCACGGCGACACACTCACTGATCCAAAACATTGGGATGATGAACCGTTTGACGCCATTGTTTCTAATCCGCCATATTCGATAAAGTGGGACGGCGATGCCAATCCTTTGATGATTAATGATCCGCGTTTTTCGCCGGCTGGGGTGTTGGCGCCAAAGAGCAAAGCTGATCTCGCTTTTACCATGCACATGCTTGCGTGGCTTTCAACCAGCGGAACGGCGGCGATTGTTGAATTTCCGGGAGTTCTCTATCGTGGCGGAGCTGAACAAAAAATCCGCAAGTATTTGGTTGATAATAACTATATTGATACGGTTATCCAGCTTCCCCCCGATCTATTTTTTGGGGTGACTATTGCTACTTGCATTATTGTTTTGAAAAAAAGCAAAAAAGACAACAAAACTTTATTTATTGATGCCTCGGCTGAATTTGTACGGGGCGGAAATAAAAATAAATTGAGCGAAGGAAATCGCAAAAAAATTCTTGATGCTTTTACGCTACGACAAGATGCAGAGTATTTTGCAAAGTTAGTTGATAATAAAACTATTGGTGAGAATGATTACAATATTGCGGTTTCAAGTTATGTGATGGCGGAAGATACACGCGAGGTGGTGAATATAACGGAACTCAACGAAAAAATTGCCAAGATCGTGTCAAGACAAAATGAACTGCGTACTGCGATTGATGAGATTGTGGCGGATATTGAAAATACTAAACGATAA
- a CDS encoding RidA family protein — translation MKQVYQSSEESGAPLSGAVEVNGLVFISGQIHADDEWNIIGDSIEEKFEITVRRIEKILAEAELTLADVIRVHLYLTDLRELSALNKVYGNYFEHPLPARTAVGVQSLPLGATLEIDVIAAKNSD, via the coding sequence ATGAAACAGGTTTATCAATCATCTGAAGAATCAGGAGCCCCGTTGTCGGGAGCTGTTGAAGTCAATGGCCTTGTATTTATATCTGGTCAAATTCATGCCGATGACGAATGGAATATTATCGGCGACTCAATTGAAGAAAAATTTGAGATTACGGTACGCCGTATTGAAAAGATACTTGCAGAAGCAGAACTAACGTTGGCGGATGTCATCAGGGTTCATTTATACCTGACAGATCTTAGGGAGCTATCTGCGCTAAATAAAGTTTACGGAAATTACTTTGAACATCCGCTTCCGGCAAGAACAGCTGTTGGTGTCCAATCGCTTCCGCTTGGAGCGACATTGGAGATAGATGTCATTGCAGCAAAAAATTCAGACTAA
- a CDS encoding restriction endonuclease subunit S has translation MITNQSKIEKLIAELCPNGIELKSIGEICQINRGRVMSKDYLNENAGEYPVYSSQTADNGVFGRINTYDYDGEYITWTTDGAYAGSIFYRNGKFSITNVCGLLKAKDRNVNMKFLSYILATLSKKYVSAGMGNPKIMSNVMEKIKIPIPPLPVQQEIVKILDSFTELEAELEAELEARKKQYEHYRDDLLNIKDVEYKTLGEVTFSTQNIKWKEIDKIYKYIDLTSVSRDDHSINETVEINSNNAPSRAQKLIQKDDVIFATTRPTLRRYTLIDDVYDGQIASTGYCVLRADEKKVLPKWIYFNIASSRFNDYVEQKQEGSAYPSISDAKVKEFKIPIPLLPEQKRIVSILDKFDALVNDISIGLPAELKARRSQYEYYRGKLLTFKEKEYAK, from the coding sequence ATGATAACTAATCAATCTAAAATCGAAAAACTAATTGCTGAACTTTGCCCGAATGGGATTGAGTTAAAGAGTATTGGTGAAATCTGCCAAATCAATCGCGGGAGAGTAATGTCAAAAGATTATTTGAATGAAAATGCCGGCGAGTATCCAGTGTATTCATCTCAAACAGCGGACAACGGTGTTTTTGGTCGCATCAATACTTATGACTATGACGGTGAGTATATAACTTGGACAACTGACGGAGCATATGCTGGTTCAATTTTCTATCGTAACGGAAAATTTAGTATTACGAATGTTTGCGGACTTTTGAAAGCTAAAGATAGGAATGTGAACATGAAGTTCCTTTCATATATCTTGGCGACATTATCTAAAAAATATGTTAGTGCTGGAATGGGAAATCCCAAGATAATGAGTAATGTAATGGAAAAAATCAAAATCCCCATCCCACCCCTCCCAGTCCAACAAGAAATCGTCAAAATTCTTGATAGTTTTACAGAGCTGGAGGCAGAGCTGGAGGCAGAGCTGGAGGCGAGGAAGAAGCAGTATGAGCATTATCGAGATGATTTGTTGAATATAAAAGATGTAGAATATAAAACTTTGGGGGAAGTAACATTCTCAACTCAAAATATAAAATGGAAAGAAATAGACAAAATTTATAAATATATTGATTTAACATCTGTTAGCCGTGATGATCATAGTATAAATGAAACTGTTGAAATTAATTCAAATAACGCACCTAGTAGAGCGCAAAAACTTATACAAAAAGATGATGTGATTTTTGCAACCACTCGTCCAACCCTACGACGATATACTCTAATTGATGATGTTTATGACGGGCAGATTGCAAGTACTGGATATTGTGTTTTAAGAGCAGATGAAAAAAAAGTTCTGCCAAAATGGATATATTTCAATATTGCTTCTAGTCGTTTTAATGATTATGTTGAACAGAAGCAAGAAGGTTCTGCATATCCATCAATTTCAGATGCCAAGGTAAAAGAGTTTAAAATTCCTATTCCACTCTTACCCGAACAAAAACGAATTGTTTCAATCCTCGACAAATTTGATGCCCTTGTAAATGATATTTCAATTGGCTTACCGGCTGAACTCAAAGCTCGTCGATCACAATATGAATACTACCGAGGGAAACTTCTAACTTTCAAAGAAAAAGAATATGCCAAATAA
- a CDS encoding AAA family ATPase, which yields MKITKITIENYRSIKETPFNIIKRDDNSFTYGLIGINEAGKSSILKAIGLKDGLVDDSGTKLPLLKDFRLKEEIKITYRYSITSKEDKELYEILNKEDSVDNPVPNLEKEVSAIEGGQTQDVEDSKIKEVKKPKNKILSSLIADYVISFSKASADPEYSTSVFEGDQEIEINNKDEFDNFIEENVHKTIFWTAEDRYLISKPINIEQFINDTNTSIPLRNCFLLSSISQDKIKQELEDALADTPTCEYLEKRLGKNVTEHINTAWPKHPIEITFKIMDGHINFHVKDIDTEGKAQTSDMRSDGFKQFISFLLTVVAENKNEELQNTIILLDEPETHLHPKAQEHLLAQLVEITNNSKSNIVLFATHSNYMIDKKDLGRYYRVEKIKNQNNEEYTNVREVDELGKKQTSYAEVSYEVFDILDEQYHNELYDKLRDWFVNDKNSKEKDESKHIESIGINAFDEQYLKQIKKAEKDCTDTSKPKVKNAKVTLPTFIRNCIHYPANKKGDFDEKLKESIDILRGYIESDVDSLKKL from the coding sequence ATGAAAATCACAAAAATTACAATTGAAAATTATAGAAGTATAAAAGAAACTCCTTTTAACATAATCAAAAGAGATGACAATAGTTTCACTTACGGATTAATAGGAATAAATGAAGCTGGTAAATCATCTATATTAAAAGCGATTGGCTTAAAAGATGGATTAGTTGACGACTCTGGTACAAAACTTCCATTATTAAAAGACTTTAGATTAAAAGAAGAAATAAAAATTACTTATCGATATAGTATTACTTCGAAAGAGGATAAGGAATTGTACGAGATTTTAAATAAAGAAGATTCTGTTGATAATCCAGTCCCAAATTTAGAAAAAGAAGTTTCTGCTATAGAAGGTGGGCAGACGCAAGATGTTGAAGATAGTAAAATTAAGGAAGTTAAAAAACCAAAGAATAAAATTTTGAGCTCTTTGATTGCAGATTATGTTATTAGTTTTTCTAAGGCTAGTGCTGATCCTGAATATTCAACTTCAGTTTTTGAAGGAGATCAAGAAATTGAAATCAATAACAAAGATGAATTTGATAACTTTATAGAGGAAAATGTACATAAAACAATTTTCTGGACTGCAGAAGATCGTTATCTAATTTCAAAACCGATAAATATTGAACAGTTTATTAATGACACAAACACCTCAATACCTCTGAGAAACTGTTTTTTACTATCTTCAATTTCTCAAGATAAAATAAAACAGGAACTAGAGGATGCTTTAGCTGATACTCCAACTTGTGAATATCTTGAAAAGAGACTTGGCAAAAATGTAACAGAGCATATTAATACAGCTTGGCCCAAACATCCTATAGAAATTACATTTAAGATAATGGATGGGCATATTAATTTTCATGTTAAAGATATTGATACAGAAGGAAAAGCTCAGACATCAGACATGCGGAGTGATGGTTTTAAGCAATTCATTTCTTTTTTATTAACTGTCGTTGCAGAAAATAAAAATGAGGAACTGCAAAATACAATTATTTTACTTGATGAGCCTGAAACACATTTACATCCAAAAGCACAAGAGCATTTACTTGCTCAGCTTGTAGAGATTACAAACAATAGCAAAAGTAATATTGTTTTATTCGCCACACACTCGAACTACATGATTGATAAAAAAGATTTGGGTAGATATTATCGAGTTGAAAAGATAAAAAATCAAAATAATGAAGAATATACAAATGTACGAGAGGTTGATGAATTAGGTAAAAAACAAACAAGCTATGCAGAAGTGTCATATGAAGTTTTCGACATTTTAGATGAACAATACCACAACGAACTTTACGATAAATTAAGAGATTGGTTTGTTAATGACAAGAACTCTAAAGAAAAAGATGAATCAAAGCATATTGAAAGTATAGGTATAAATGCTTTTGATGAACAATATCTCAAACAAATAAAAAAAGCTGAAAAAGACTGTACTGATACAAGTAAACCTAAAGTAAAAAATGCGAAAGTAACATTGCCAACATTTATTAGAAATTGTATCCATTATCCGGCAAACAAGAAGGGTGATTTTGATGAAAAACTGAAAGAGTCAATTGATATCTTAAGAGGATATATAGAAAGCGATGTCGATTCACTTAAAAAATTATGA
- a CDS encoding DUF2130 domain-containing protein: protein MQDIICPNCKKVFKVDEAGFADILKQVRDHKFEEELRERLNIAEKEKESAVKLAESNLKNTLQDELAKKDKELVELRAEKDRSLAEQLAKKEAELAEMKSKIDKSEVEKKLSVTEAVKKIEKERDDLANDLKSKETEKQLLEKSLLEKYLADLKTKDDIIKMKDDEIALRKDMKLKLSTKMVGETLEQHCETEFNKLRATAFQHAYFEKDNDSKTGSKGDYVYRETDETGNEIISIMFEMKNEGDETATKKRNDDFLRELDKDRTEKKCEYAVLVSLLEAENELYNTGIVDVAHKYPKMYVVRPQFFIPIITLLRNAAMNSLKYKAELALVKSQNVDITNFEDNINKFKEGFAKNYDLASRKFKTAIEEIDRTIDHLQKTKDALLSSENNLRLANNKAEDLTIKRLTRGNPTMEAKFAELSDNDKTLE from the coding sequence ATGCAAGATATTATATGTCCAAATTGTAAAAAAGTTTTCAAAGTCGATGAGGCTGGTTTTGCTGATATCCTCAAACAGGTTCGTGATCATAAATTTGAAGAAGAATTGCGTGAGCGATTAAATATTGCGGAAAAGGAAAAAGAAAGTGCTGTTAAATTAGCCGAATCCAATCTCAAAAATACATTACAAGACGAACTCGCGAAGAAAGATAAAGAACTGGTGGAGTTAAGAGCCGAGAAGGATCGCAGTCTTGCTGAACAATTGGCGAAGAAGGAAGCTGAACTCGCCGAAATGAAATCAAAGATTGATAAATCTGAGGTAGAGAAAAAACTCAGTGTTACCGAAGCAGTCAAAAAGATTGAAAAAGAGCGTGATGATCTGGCTAATGACCTAAAAAGCAAAGAAACCGAAAAACAACTGCTGGAAAAATCATTGCTTGAAAAGTATTTAGCCGATCTTAAAACCAAAGACGATATTATAAAGATGAAAGATGATGAGATCGCCCTTCGCAAAGATATGAAGCTCAAGCTCTCAACCAAAATGGTTGGGGAAACACTTGAACAGCATTGCGAAACCGAATTTAACAAACTTCGCGCGACTGCTTTTCAACACGCTTATTTTGAAAAAGATAACGATTCAAAAACAGGAAGTAAGGGTGATTATGTTTATCGAGAGACCGACGAAACCGGCAATGAAATTATCTCAATCATGTTTGAGATGAAGAATGAGGGAGATGAAACTGCTACAAAAAAACGAAACGACGATTTTTTGCGAGAACTAGACAAAGATCGTACTGAAAAGAAATGCGAGTATGCCGTTCTTGTTTCGCTTTTGGAAGCTGAAAATGAGCTATACAACACCGGAATTGTTGATGTTGCTCATAAATACCCCAAAATGTATGTTGTTCGTCCACAATTTTTCATTCCAATTATTACCTTGCTTCGCAACGCGGCGATGAACTCACTGAAATATAAAGCTGAACTCGCTTTAGTTAAAAGCCAAAATGTTGATATAACAAACTTTGAGGATAATATAAATAAGTTTAAAGAAGGTTTTGCCAAAAATTATGATCTTGCTAGTCGCAAATTTAAAACCGCTATTGAAGAAATAGACAGAACCATTGATCATCTTCAAAAAACTAAAGACGCTCTCTTGTCTTCTGAAAATAATCTTCGCCTTGCCAATAATAAAGCTGAAGATTTAACAATCAAAAGACTAACGCGCGGAAATCCCACAATGGAAGCTAAATTTGCAGAGCTTTCTGATAACGATAAAACCTTAGAATAA
- a CDS encoding winged helix-turn-helix domain-containing protein encodes MNTFKQSAIEILKKAKTPLHYTEITRLALESGILETEGATPEASMNAQITVDIKTKVEGSDFIKTAPGTFALNPNKKEIKETPKIIEAEKEEEEKIVIAGGFTGKAGEYLVCSELLFRGFNASIMSVDVGMDIVAVKENQLFGIQVKTSNLNSFDTYVFDIRKVSFERHSNGNIYYIFVLHGEKKNNFLILPFHEVEKKVHEKAILEVGHGKRYRVNIKFRDEKVYLGNKDHEMGYFLDNWNLIK; translated from the coding sequence ATGAACACATTCAAACAATCGGCAATTGAAATATTGAAAAAGGCAAAAACGCCCTTGCATTATACCGAAATCACTCGGTTGGCTTTGGAGTCTGGTATTTTGGAAACAGAAGGCGCAACACCAGAAGCATCAATGAACGCGCAAATCACGGTAGATATTAAAACCAAAGTTGAAGGCTCGGATTTTATCAAAACCGCACCCGGAACTTTTGCGCTCAATCCAAACAAAAAAGAAATCAAAGAAACGCCAAAGATTATTGAAGCGGAAAAAGAGGAAGAAGAAAAAATTGTTATTGCTGGTGGATTTACCGGAAAAGCTGGCGAGTATTTAGTTTGTAGCGAGTTGCTTTTTCGTGGTTTCAACGCCAGTATAATGAGCGTAGATGTGGGAATGGATATTGTGGCGGTCAAAGAAAATCAATTGTTTGGCATACAGGTTAAAACCTCAAATTTGAATAGTTTTGATACTTATGTTTTTGATATTCGCAAAGTGTCTTTTGAACGCCACAGCAACGGAAATATTTACTATATTTTTGTTTTGCACGGCGAGAAGAAAAACAATTTTTTGATTTTGCCATTTCATGAAGTTGAAAAGAAAGTCCACGAAAAAGCCATTTTGGAAGTCGGGCATGGAAAACGCTATCGAGTGAATATCAAATTTAGAGACGAAAAAGTGTATCTCGGAAATAAAGATCACGAAATGGGATATTTCCTCGATAATTGGAATTTGATAAAATAA
- a CDS encoding AAA family ATPase, with protein sequence MIYLIGGPPKCGKTTLAKKLANEFRIPWISADTLQNIIWAYTPKEKHSTLFPHSYLREESNDGFYSEHSAEQIIENYITQGKTTYDAISMMAETYLTDKDDFIVEGYQVTPEIVDSIFKKFGKEHVKAVFLIKYDEQKFIQDIHKSTTPNDWVIRKTKDESTYELIAKMVVGYSRYFEKEAKKYDFQIFNMDNDFEIQCNAIVKHLKA encoded by the coding sequence ATGATTTATCTAATAGGCGGTCCTCCGAAATGTGGAAAAACAACGTTAGCGAAAAAACTGGCTAATGAGTTTCGGATTCCTTGGATTTCAGCTGATACGCTTCAAAATATAATTTGGGCGTACACTCCAAAAGAAAAACACTCTACATTGTTTCCTCATAGTTACCTTCGTGAAGAAAGTAATGATGGGTTTTACTCGGAGCACTCGGCGGAACAGATTATCGAGAATTACATCACCCAAGGGAAAACCACTTATGATGCTATCAGCATGATGGCAGAAACGTATCTGACTGATAAAGACGATTTTATTGTTGAGGGATATCAGGTTACTCCTGAGATCGTGGATAGTATTTTCAAAAAGTTTGGTAAAGAACATGTCAAGGCGGTTTTCCTCATAAAATATGACGAACAGAAATTCATTCAAGATATTCACAAGTCAACTACGCCCAATGACTGGGTTATACGAAAAACAAAAGATGAAAGTACGTATGAGTTGATTGCAAAAATGGTTGTTGGTTATTCTCGCTACTTTGAGAAAGAAGCTAAAAAATATGATTTTCAAATTTTCAATATGGACAATGATTTTGAGATTCAATGTAATGCAATAGTAAAGCATTTGAAAGCCTAG
- a CDS encoding type I restriction endonuclease subunit R, whose product MPNKNKYNLVAESTQSTVVAEYVPDTKRVAHYQSEADLESVFIKQLETQAYEYLKITSENELVLNLRQQLEKLNNFTFTDTEWGKFFVSIIANPNQSIEEKTATIQEDSTKILDRDDGTFKNIDLIDKKNIHNNSLQVINQYATEDGQRVNRYDVTVLVNGLPLVHIELKRRGVAIQEAFNQINRYQRESFWASSGLFEYVQLFIISNGTHTKYYSNTTRSQHIKEASEGKIKKGKRSSNSFEFTSWWADATNKPITELMDFAKTFFAKHTILNILTKYCVFTTDKQLLAMRPYQIVATERILSRVEVSTNYKKLGTIEAGGYIWHTTGSGKTLTSFKTAQLVSKLPYVDKVLFVVDRKDLDYQTMREYDKFEKGAANSNTSTAILKKQLENSNSRIIITTIQKLDRFINRNSGHTIFDGHIVLIFDECHRSQFGDMHASIVKAFNNYHLFGFTGTPIFAVNSSSGGRIDFKTTEQAFGEKLHTYTIVNAIADKNVLPFKVDYVSTVREAENIEDAKVKDIDREAILCAPERLENIVRYIREHFDQKTKRNSFYKIQDRRLAGFNSIFAVSSIDVAKKYYLEFKKQLTDEPSDKRLKIATIFSFGVNDEDADGMIDENSEDTSGLDVSSRDFLEKAIVDYNKMFGTSYDTSSDKFQNYYKDVSERVKKREIDILIVVNMFLTGFDATTLNTLWVDKNLRLHGLLQAFSRTNRILNSVKTFGNIVCFRNLEKATNESIALFGDKEACGIVLLKAYADYYNGYKDGEKQVRGYKSLIDELLEKFPVGESIVGEQNQKDFIKLYGAVLRVRNILTTFDEFAGNEILTERDVQDYHSMYIDLYNEFRKGVDGEQENVNDDLVFEMELIKQVEINIDYILGLIKRYHEDHTKNKELLVDINKAIDSSVELRNKKDLINQFITSLDVHSIVDEDWQKFVEEKKIEELEKIIENENLDKEATYKFIKNAFRDGSVATTGTAISKVLPPVSRFSPTGERTQKRESVLYKLTSFFERFFDISGGKL is encoded by the coding sequence ATGCCAAATAAGAATAAATACAACTTAGTCGCCGAAAGCACTCAAAGCACGGTTGTTGCCGAGTATGTTCCAGATACCAAAAGAGTGGCTCACTACCAAAGTGAAGCCGATCTTGAGAGTGTTTTTATAAAACAATTAGAAACGCAAGCATACGAATATTTGAAAATCACTTCTGAAAATGAGCTTGTTCTTAATCTGCGTCAACAGTTGGAAAAACTAAATAATTTTACTTTTACCGATACCGAATGGGGAAAGTTTTTTGTCAGTATTATTGCCAATCCAAATCAAAGCATTGAAGAAAAAACCGCCACTATTCAAGAAGATAGCACAAAAATATTAGACCGAGATGACGGCACTTTTAAGAATATTGATCTAATAGACAAGAAAAATATTCACAACAACAGCTTGCAGGTGATCAATCAATATGCGACCGAGGACGGACAGCGAGTGAATCGTTATGATGTGACAGTTCTGGTAAACGGACTTCCTCTTGTTCATATCGAGCTAAAACGCCGTGGTGTCGCCATCCAAGAAGCATTTAATCAAATCAATCGTTACCAACGAGAAAGTTTTTGGGCATCCAGCGGACTTTTTGAATATGTACAACTTTTTATTATTTCCAATGGAACGCATACCAAATATTACAGCAATACAACCAGATCACAGCACATAAAAGAAGCAAGCGAAGGCAAAATCAAAAAAGGAAAAAGATCGAGCAATAGTTTTGAATTTACGAGCTGGTGGGCAGACGCGACAAATAAACCAATTACCGAGCTGATGGATTTTGCCAAGACATTTTTTGCCAAGCATACGATTTTGAATATTTTGACTAAATATTGTGTGTTTACTACCGATAAACAGCTTTTAGCGATGCGACCATATCAAATAGTTGCTACCGAACGAATATTGAGCAGAGTTGAGGTTAGTACAAATTATAAAAAACTAGGGACAATAGAAGCAGGCGGTTATATTTGGCATACGACAGGTTCGGGAAAGACTTTGACCAGTTTTAAAACCGCTCAACTCGTCAGCAAATTACCTTATGTAGATAAAGTTTTATTTGTAGTTGATCGTAAGGATTTGGACTATCAAACAATGCGAGAGTATGACAAATTTGAAAAAGGGGCGGCGAATAGCAATACCAGTACCGCTATTTTGAAAAAACAATTAGAAAATTCTAATTCTCGGATAATTATTACAACGATTCAAAAATTAGACAGATTTATCAATCGAAACTCTGGACACACTATTTTTGACGGACATATTGTTTTGATTTTTGACGAGTGCCATCGTTCACAATTTGGCGATATGCATGCGAGTATCGTCAAAGCATTTAACAATTATCATCTTTTTGGCTTTACCGGCACGCCAATTTTTGCGGTAAATTCTTCATCTGGCGGTCGCATTGATTTCAAAACTACCGAACAAGCTTTTGGAGAAAAATTGCACACTTACACAATCGTCAATGCAATTGCTGACAAAAATGTTTTGCCGTTTAAGGTTGATTATGTTTCTACAGTTCGTGAAGCGGAAAATATTGAAGATGCAAAAGTGAAAGATATTGATCGCGAGGCTATACTTTGCGCCCCAGAGCGACTGGAAAATATTGTCCGATATATTCGAGAACATTTTGACCAAAAGACAAAACGAAATAGTTTTTATAAAATTCAGGATCGCAGACTGGCGGGATTTAATTCTATTTTTGCCGTTTCGTCTATTGATGTGGCAAAAAAGTATTATCTTGAATTTAAAAAGCAACTAACCGACGAGCCAAGCGACAAACGACTTAAAATAGCTACGATTTTTAGTTTTGGGGTCAATGATGAAGACGCGGACGGAATGATTGATGAAAATTCTGAAGATACGAGCGGACTTGATGTCAGCTCTCGAGATTTTCTGGAAAAAGCTATCGTTGATTATAACAAGATGTTTGGAACTTCCTATGATACTTCGTCAGATAAGTTTCAAAATTATTATAAAGATGTAAGCGAAAGAGTTAAAAAAAGAGAAATAGATATTTTGATTGTGGTAAACATGTTTTTGACCGGATTTGACGCAACAACTCTTAATACTTTATGGGTTGATAAAAATCTTCGTTTACATGGATTGTTACAAGCATTTTCCAGAACAAACCGCATTTTAAACAGTGTAAAAACCTTTGGAAATATTGTTTGTTTTCGCAACCTAGAAAAAGCAACTAACGAATCTATTGCACTTTTTGGAGACAAAGAAGCATGTGGCATTGTCCTGCTGAAAGCCTATGCCGATTATTACAATGGCTATAAAGACGGCGAAAAACAAGTCCGGGGTTACAAAAGTTTAATAGACGAACTTTTAGAGAAATTTCCAGTCGGTGAAAGTATTGTTGGAGAACAGAACCAAAAAGATTTTATCAAATTATATGGAGCGGTTTTGCGTGTGCGAAATATCCTGACAACTTTTGATGAATTCGCAGGTAATGAAATTCTGACCGAGCGTGATGTGCAGGATTATCACAGCATGTATATTGATTTGTATAATGAATTTCGCAAAGGTGTTGATGGAGAACAAGAAAATGTTAATGACGATCTAGTCTTTGAAATGGAGCTTATTAAGCAAGTCGAGATTAATATTGATTATATTTTAGGGCTTATAAAAAGATATCACGAAGATCATACAAAGAATAAAGAACTTTTGGTTGATATTAATAAAGCGATTGATTCTAGCGTTGAACTCCGAAATAAAAAGGATCTCATTAATCAATTTATTACCTCTCTTGATGTGCATTCAATTGTTGATGAAGATTGGCAAAAATTTGTAGAAGAAAAGAAGATTGAGGAATTGGAAAAAATTATTGAAAATGAAAATCTTGATAAAGAGGCAACCTATAAATTTATAAAAAATGCTTTTCGAGACGGAAGCGTTGCAACAACTGGTACTGCGATATCAAAAGTATTACCGCCCGTGTCTCGATTTTCTCCAACTGGTGAAAGAACACAGAAACGAGAAAGTGTTTTGTATAAGCTAACAAGTTTCTTTGAGCGATTCTTTGATATTTCAGGTGGTAAGTTATAA